The stretch of DNA CAGTTGCTCGTGCCGCTGCGCACGCAGTCCGCTGACAATGTCGACAGCGGGTGTGAAGGCCGCGAGTAATCTCGGGATTTCCTCTGGCGGATTTTGCAGGTCTCCGTCCATGGTCACGACGAATTCGCCCGTGGCGGAAAACAAGCCGCAGTTCAATGCTGCGTTTTGTCCGAAGTTGCGTGTGAGGCGGACCACGCGCACCTGCGGAAGACGGTCGCCGAGATGAGCGAGCAACTCAGGGGTTGTGTCGGTACTACCGTCGTCGACAAGCACAAGTTCGTAGGGTGCCCCCAGTTGATCCAGGACCGTGGTGGTCCGCTCGACCAGCTCCTCGATCGTCGGCGCTTCGTTGTAAACAGGCACGACAACGGAAACCCGGGGCCGTGTGGCTTGAGTCATGGCACGGAGAACAATACGTTGCGCGCCCCTTCGATGCCGCAACACAAGAGTAGGTCGACAACCGAAAGATGCGACACGAACGGTGAAAACAGTTGCGGATACTCAGGGTGGGCGTAGCGGTGGAACTCCACCTTGATGCCGTACCGGCGGCAGAGGTCGACGTCGAGGTAACTCCGTGCACTTTCCCCTTGCAGCAACGAGGTCGCTCCGAGGTGCCGCAAGAATGCCACAATCCTGTGGGTGGGGCTTGGCTGCTCGGGGAAGGTTGCCGCGTATACCTGCTCTAAGCCAAGTTCGGAGGACACCAGCAGCGGTGTAGTGATGCCGAACCAGTCGCGCAGTTGAAACAGAAGGGGAATTGTAACCTCGACCAGCCGCGTGGCGGGCCTGAGAAGTAGCGAGGCGAGGGGGTCGAGAATTTCGTGGCGAAAGCGGCTGCGCCGGTAGAAATTTTCCAGCAACTCGAGGTGTCGCTCAGCCCATGCGACGTACGGGCTCAAAC from Candidatus Binatia bacterium encodes:
- a CDS encoding glycosyltransferase family 2 protein; the protein is MTQATRPRVSVVVPVYNEAPTIEELVERTTTVLDQLGAPYELVLVDDGSTDTTPELLAHLGDRLPQVRVVRLTRNFGQNAALNCGLFSATGEFVVTMDGDLQNPPEEIPRLLAAFTPAVDIVSGLRAQRHEQLWRYLGSRAVHWIARLLVGRELQDYGGQFKAYRREVIEATRRFWAPGKPFFALAVWLGFRVREVPVRHDPRPHGGTRYGFLALTRLNLEIITSFTTAPLVALSALPLIFLAAAVGLSAL
- a CDS encoding WbqC family protein, producing MRVAGIQPGYLPWLGYFDQMRRVDAFIVADEMQFTSSGWAHRNRVRSPQGAHWLTVPVHYRLGEPICAVRLSPYVAWAERHLELLENFYRRSRFRHEILDPLASLLLRPATRLVEVTIPLLFQLRDWFGITTPLLVSSELGLEQVYAATFPEQPSPTHRIVAFLRHLGATSLLQGESARSYLDVDLCRRYGIKVEFHRYAHPEYPQLFSPFVSHLSVVDLLLCCGIEGARNVLFSVP